A genomic stretch from Desulfovibrio sp. Huiquan2017 includes:
- a CDS encoding DVU_1557 family redox protein: MSVITVPGTGAGGWRCAACDEDMVMKPVELTYLNSQFTVELPVCPQCGYVLIPEHLALGKMYQVEQLLEDK; encoded by the coding sequence ATGAGCGTGATCACGGTGCCGGGAACCGGGGCCGGGGGCTGGCGGTGCGCCGCCTGTGACGAGGACATGGTCATGAAACCGGTGGAACTGACCTATCTCAACTCTCAGTTCACCGTGGAGCTGCCTGTCTGCCCGCAATGCGGTTACGTGCTCATTCCCGAACACCTCGCCTTGGGCAAGATGTATCAAGTGGAGCAGTTGCTGGAGGATAAGTAA
- the trsM gene encoding DVU_1556 family methyltransferase, whose product MSCAPRPLWEREELRAVAGRTLRPGGFELTDRAADHIGAVPGWRVLDVGAGLGATVARLRSRYGVQAWGVEPSADQLIRAQGAPGLVRARGDQLPFLPEIFDALFCECVFSLFEDRAVGLAEFRRVLRPGGFLVLSDLCAASSVPGDGASCADRAAPLAETARLVRDGGFTVEVLEDHSAHLRDLAARLAWAGDGGACGCGRGLSYFLMIARKQGA is encoded by the coding sequence GTGTCCTGTGCGCCGCGTCCGCTGTGGGAGCGGGAGGAGCTGCGCGCCGTGGCCGGGCGAACGCTCAGGCCGGGCGGCTTCGAGTTGACCGACCGGGCGGCGGACCACATCGGCGCGGTGCCGGGTTGGCGGGTCCTGGATGTGGGCGCGGGGCTTGGGGCCACAGTGGCCCGGCTGCGTTCGCGTTATGGTGTGCAGGCCTGGGGCGTGGAGCCTTCGGCCGACCAGCTCATCCGGGCGCAGGGCGCACCGGGGCTTGTCCGGGCGCGCGGCGACCAATTGCCGTTTTTGCCGGAAATCTTTGACGCGCTTTTTTGCGAGTGCGTTTTTTCCCTGTTTGAGGACCGGGCCGTCGGGCTGGCCGAATTCCGTCGGGTGTTGCGTCCCGGCGGTTTTTTGGTCCTATCCGACCTGTGCGCGGCCTCATCCGTTCCGGGGGATGGCGCGTCCTGCGCGGACCGGGCCGCACCCTTGGCCGAGACCGCCCGACTGGTCCGCGACGGCGGCTTCACCGTCGAGGTGCTGGAAGATCATTCCGCCCATCTGCGGGACCTGGCCGCCCGGCTCGCCTGGGCCGGCGACGGGGGGGCCTGCGGTTGCGGGCGGGGATTGAGCTATTTCCTGATGATCGCGCGAAAACAAGGAGCATGA
- a CDS encoding DVU_1555 family C-GCAxxG-C-C protein, translating into MLDDAGLRVMELAGKGYCCSQMVVVMALDEMGREDPDLIRAAGGLCNGLGDCSGPCGVLTGAVLALGLYAGKGLDMEEPEEVLPVMLESLRDWFTERTLEYGGITCGTILDGGCGKPHPERCGGLVADANAKVREILVDNGLDPAEGRELP; encoded by the coding sequence ATGTTGGACGATGCCGGACTTCGGGTCATGGAGCTGGCCGGAAAGGGATATTGTTGCAGTCAGATGGTGGTCGTCATGGCCCTGGACGAGATGGGCCGTGAGGACCCGGACCTGATCCGGGCCGCGGGTGGACTGTGCAACGGCCTGGGCGACTGCTCCGGGCCGTGCGGTGTGCTCACCGGGGCGGTCCTGGCGCTCGGGTTGTACGCGGGCAAGGGATTGGACATGGAAGAGCCCGAGGAGGTTCTGCCGGTCATGTTGGAGTCCCTGCGCGACTGGTTCACGGAGCGGACCCTGGAATACGGCGGCATCACCTGTGGCACCATTCTGGACGGCGGCTGTGGCAAACCCCACCCGGAACGCTGCGGCGGATTGGTGGCCGACGCCAACGCCAAGGTTCGAGAGATTCTGGTGGACAACGGGCTGGATCCGGCCGAAGGGCGCGAACTGCCGTGA
- a CDS encoding pyridine nucleotide-disulfide oxidoreductase/dicluster-binding protein: protein MEQAELRQWEYKCIQEESPRCTAACPLHVDARECCSLLAARRVDKAWAVLAKTMPLPGVLARICDAPCKAACLRKDKGGSIEMGALERFLADAAQSPKPPRPLPRNGKSVAVIGGTMTGLCAAWEIARKGFAVTVYCTRPDVGVVLPDGVLDGELAVMDRMGVTIERDAALTPELVEAQLEGRDAVFIDSDGVPETMLTFGEPDEITLGTNRLGLFVGRTGETSPVFMAAAGRRAANSILRFSQGVSMVKSRELEGPYETRLYTRLDKVDPVEPVPADGGYDEAGAVREAARCLKCECMECVKGCVYLKHYKQYPKVYIRQVYNNEAIVRGTRQANKLINSCMLCGLCGTVCPEDFAMDDVCLEARRRMIDKGTMPPSAHEFALRDMAFADGVKCALARHAPGATESEYVFFPGCQLTATDPGGAERAYADLRARLGKVGLILRCCGAPARWSGREALFEESLAELKAAWEGLGSPRIIAACPSCIKTLREAMPDAEIVSHWSILNALGLPETALRAGGTLAVNDPCAAREDGALRADVRGLLDALGVSMVEPEYNGELTQCCGYGGLLNEVDPELGQAAARARAEAVAEDYVTYCAMCREMIARTGKRTMHLYDLLYPGDGEPGARPTPGHSERRENRVRLRERLLRELWSEADGVSAEDFEKIRMTCTEAGAAAMEARRILTSDVQKVLLQAERSGRHLVHGETGRFLASFRPAVVTYWVEYESRDDGYLVHNAWCHRMKIKGGQP from the coding sequence ATGGAACAAGCGGAACTCAGACAGTGGGAATACAAGTGCATCCAGGAGGAATCTCCCCGATGCACGGCGGCCTGCCCCTTGCACGTGGACGCACGCGAGTGCTGTTCCCTGCTGGCTGCGCGCCGCGTGGACAAGGCCTGGGCCGTGCTGGCCAAGACGATGCCCCTGCCCGGGGTGCTGGCCCGAATCTGCGACGCGCCGTGCAAGGCGGCCTGTTTGCGCAAGGACAAGGGCGGCTCCATAGAGATGGGGGCGCTGGAACGGTTCCTGGCGGACGCGGCCCAATCGCCCAAACCGCCCCGCCCCCTGCCGCGCAACGGTAAATCCGTGGCCGTCATCGGCGGAACCATGACCGGACTGTGCGCGGCCTGGGAGATTGCCCGCAAAGGGTTCGCCGTGACCGTCTACTGTACCCGGCCGGACGTGGGCGTTGTCCTGCCCGACGGGGTGCTCGACGGGGAACTCGCGGTCATGGACCGCATGGGCGTGACCATCGAGCGGGACGCCGCGCTTACCCCGGAGCTGGTCGAGGCGCAACTGGAGGGGCGCGACGCGGTCTTTATCGACAGCGACGGCGTGCCCGAAACGATGCTGACCTTCGGCGAGCCCGACGAGATCACGCTCGGTACCAACCGGTTGGGCCTTTTTGTCGGCAGGACGGGCGAGACCTCGCCGGTTTTCATGGCCGCGGCCGGACGTCGCGCGGCCAATTCCATTTTGCGTTTTTCCCAAGGCGTGTCCATGGTCAAGAGCCGTGAGCTCGAAGGTCCCTACGAGACGCGTCTGTACACCCGCCTGGACAAGGTTGACCCGGTCGAGCCGGTCCCCGCCGATGGAGGGTACGACGAGGCGGGCGCCGTGCGGGAAGCCGCCCGTTGCCTCAAGTGCGAGTGCATGGAGTGCGTCAAGGGGTGCGTCTATCTCAAGCACTACAAGCAATACCCCAAGGTCTACATACGCCAGGTCTACAACAACGAGGCCATTGTCCGGGGCACGCGCCAGGCCAACAAGCTGATCAATTCGTGCATGCTTTGCGGGTTGTGCGGGACTGTTTGTCCCGAGGACTTCGCCATGGACGATGTCTGCCTTGAAGCGCGGCGGCGCATGATCGACAAAGGGACCATGCCGCCTTCGGCCCACGAGTTCGCTCTGCGCGACATGGCCTTTGCCGACGGTGTCAAGTGCGCCCTGGCCCGGCACGCGCCGGGCGCGACCGAGAGCGAATACGTCTTTTTCCCCGGCTGCCAGTTGACCGCCACCGACCCCGGCGGCGCGGAGCGCGCCTACGCGGACCTTCGGGCCCGGCTGGGCAAGGTCGGGCTGATTTTGCGTTGTTGCGGGGCTCCGGCCCGTTGGTCCGGGCGCGAAGCCCTGTTCGAGGAGTCCCTGGCCGAATTGAAGGCGGCCTGGGAGGGCCTCGGTTCGCCGCGCATCATCGCGGCCTGTCCTTCCTGCATCAAGACCTTGCGCGAGGCCATGCCGGACGCGGAGATCGTCTCCCACTGGTCCATCCTGAATGCCCTCGGGTTGCCGGAGACCGCCCTGAGGGCGGGCGGGACCTTGGCCGTGAACGACCCCTGCGCCGCCCGCGAGGACGGAGCGTTGCGCGCCGATGTGCGCGGCCTGCTGGATGCCCTCGGGGTGTCTATGGTCGAGCCGGAGTACAACGGCGAGTTGACCCAGTGTTGCGGCTATGGCGGCCTGCTCAACGAGGTGGATCCGGAACTCGGTCAAGCGGCCGCACGGGCGCGGGCCGAGGCCGTGGCCGAGGACTACGTGACCTATTGCGCCATGTGCCGGGAGATGATCGCCCGCACGGGCAAGCGGACCATGCATCTTTACGACTTGCTGTACCCAGGCGACGGCGAACCGGGCGCGCGGCCCACGCCGGGCCATTCCGAGCGGCGCGAGAATCGCGTTCGCCTGCGCGAAAGGCTTCTGCGCGAGCTGTGGAGCGAGGCCGACGGGGTGTCGGCCGAGGATTTCGAGAAGATCCGGATGACCTGCACCGAGGCGGGGGCGGCGGCCATGGAGGCGCGGCGCATCCTGACGAGCGACGTGCAGAAGGTCCTGCTTCAGGCCGAGCGCTCGGGAAGGCACCTGGTCCATGGCGAGACCGGCCGTTTCCTGGCCTCGTTCCGCCCGGCCGTGGTGACCTACTGGGTGGAATACGAATCGAGAGACGACGGGTACCTGGTGCACAACGCCTGGTGTCATCGCATGAAGATAAAGGGAGGGCAGCCATGA
- the trsS gene encoding radical SAM (seleno)protein TrsS, translating to MNSSPRSVCPVCLKAIPASHETVGNETFLVKTCPEHGEFRTVVWRGEPSFASWVRPKVPSGPKTPFTRVELGCPLDCGLCDAHRQHTCTALIEVTWRCDLGCPVCFASSGKAASPDPSLKDLGRLFDRVEVASGHCNIQLSGGEPTVREDLPEIIRLGKAKGFPFIQLNTNGLRLGRESGYAARLAEAGLDSVFLQFDGVRDPIYETLRGRALLKTKLQALDALAGAGVGVILVPTVVPGVNDRDLGEILRLGVERSPAVRGVHFQPVSYFGRYPKAPDDGERITLPEIMRGLETQTGGMLRAADFRPPGCEHALCSFHANYVVTETGGLTRLSSGGSCGCAPRPASEGADASKAFVKRQWAAPDSRLPMAFDAAPDDVAGGASEDALDVFIRRAATHTFAVSAMAFQDCWTLDLERLKGCCIHEVSPDGRLIPFCAYNLTSMGGETLYRGKCHEPVES from the coding sequence GTGAATTCGAGCCCGAGAAGCGTTTGTCCGGTCTGCCTGAAAGCTATTCCCGCCAGTCACGAGACCGTGGGCAATGAGACCTTTCTGGTCAAGACCTGCCCGGAGCACGGCGAATTTCGCACCGTGGTCTGGCGCGGCGAGCCGTCCTTCGCCTCCTGGGTGCGGCCCAAGGTCCCATCCGGGCCCAAAACGCCGTTCACCAGAGTGGAGCTGGGGTGCCCATTGGATTGCGGGCTGTGTGACGCCCACCGCCAGCATACCTGCACGGCGCTCATCGAGGTCACCTGGCGTTGCGATCTGGGGTGTCCGGTCTGTTTCGCCTCCTCCGGCAAGGCGGCTTCGCCCGATCCTTCCTTGAAGGACCTGGGGCGTCTTTTCGATCGCGTGGAGGTGGCTTCGGGGCATTGCAACATCCAGCTTTCGGGCGGCGAACCCACGGTGCGCGAAGACCTGCCCGAAATCATTCGGCTAGGCAAGGCCAAGGGCTTTCCGTTTATCCAGCTGAACACCAACGGGCTGCGGCTCGGTCGCGAATCGGGCTATGCGGCCCGGCTGGCCGAGGCTGGGCTGGACTCGGTTTTCCTTCAGTTCGACGGCGTGCGGGACCCGATTTACGAGACCCTGCGGGGCCGCGCCCTGCTCAAGACCAAGCTTCAGGCCCTGGACGCCCTGGCCGGGGCCGGGGTGGGTGTCATCCTGGTGCCCACGGTGGTGCCGGGGGTCAACGACCGTGACCTGGGCGAGATCCTCCGGCTGGGCGTGGAGCGTTCCCCGGCGGTGCGGGGGGTGCATTTTCAGCCGGTCAGTTATTTCGGCCGCTATCCCAAGGCGCCGGACGACGGAGAGCGCATCACCCTGCCCGAGATCATGCGGGGGCTGGAAACCCAGACGGGCGGCATGCTTCGGGCGGCGGATTTTCGGCCGCCCGGCTGCGAACATGCCCTCTGCTCATTCCACGCCAACTACGTGGTCACCGAGACGGGCGGGTTGACCCGGCTTTCCTCGGGCGGTTCCTGCGGATGCGCTCCGCGTCCCGCCTCGGAAGGAGCGGATGCGTCCAAGGCTTTTGTCAAACGGCAGTGGGCCGCCCCGGACAGCCGGCTGCCCATGGCTTTCGACGCCGCGCCGGACGACGTGGCCGGGGGAGCGTCCGAGGATGCCCTGGACGTTTTTATCCGACGGGCGGCCACCCATACTTTCGCCGTGTCGGCCATGGCTTTTCAGGACTGCTGGACATTGGATCTGGAACGGCTCAAGGGATGTTGCATTCACGAGGTTTCGCCGGACGGGCGGCTCATTCCGTTTTGCGCCTACAACCTGACGTCCATGGGCGGCGAAACCCTGTATCGGGGCAAATGTCATGAGCCTGTCGAATCTTGA